In the Streptomyces formicae genome, one interval contains:
- a CDS encoding DinB family protein: MSESAEIRETHETRETRETRETRTALHRRAEPPYSGADERASLVAFLQYQRETLAMKCAGLTADQLRERAVPPSEMSLLGLVRHLAEVERSWFGNVLNGEDLRAHWRSRVPGEYADFDVTDADADEAFDIWHAQCARSRALVDATDSLDTTVHFREERYSLRYILTHMIEEYARHNGHADFLRERIDGETGE, encoded by the coding sequence ATGTCCGAAAGCGCCGAGATACGCGAGACACACGAGACACGCGAGACACGCGAGACACGCGAGACACGCACCGCACTCCACCGCCGAGCCGAACCCCCGTACTCCGGTGCGGACGAACGCGCCTCCCTGGTCGCGTTCCTCCAGTACCAGCGCGAGACCCTGGCGATGAAGTGCGCGGGCCTCACCGCCGACCAACTGCGCGAACGGGCCGTGCCACCTTCGGAGATGTCCCTCCTCGGACTCGTCAGACACCTCGCGGAGGTGGAGCGAAGCTGGTTCGGCAACGTCCTGAACGGCGAGGACCTGCGCGCCCATTGGCGCTCACGCGTCCCCGGCGAGTACGCCGACTTCGACGTGACGGACGCCGACGCCGACGAGGCGTTCGACATCTGGCACGCCCAGTGCGCCCGCTCCCGCGCCCTGGTGGACGCCACCGACTCGCTCGACACCACGGTCCACTTCCGCGAGGAGCGGTACTCGCTCCGCTACATCCTCACGCACATGATCGAGGAGTACGCCCGGCACAACGGGCACGCGGATTTCCTCAGGGAGCGGATCGATGGGGAGACGGGGGAGTAA
- a CDS encoding putative T7SS-secreted protein, which yields MSARPADWTPLFDSDPIPGDPHEVAALGKKLRRMADEIDRQAKNIKALASVENWDSEAGRAFHETAGDTSKRLRDAYDRYDEAAVAIGTKVDEGGGESKEYASELNRAQRMADKALADFRAMEPEHKAAQAALAKTDGTVPSSAEDSVERSKQRKKLDDSTKVMAGYRQKIMQAQEIRDDAASAAAKKIKRIIHHDGVRDPGGFMNWIADHADWFTAAATVLAVVALVAAVVLTGGIAAIIVGVAAALSATALTGRLYDVFARGGKFDWVKITVDVLGIVPGVGALKGLAVGAKGLTRLGAAREVAWGMFTNGIAVKSINKGVGLASKLLSGKLAAKVPGLSKVGSKIPGAGFLPENVTRFIKGAALTNLGVQSAIKLNRVLPDQSDQAPKHVTPDPGPGPSPKPSPSTPPSTPDRPSPSPRPSPTSAPFHGALAPAG from the coding sequence GTGAGCGCGCGGCCGGCCGACTGGACCCCTCTGTTCGACTCGGATCCGATCCCGGGCGACCCGCACGAAGTGGCCGCGCTCGGCAAGAAGTTACGCCGGATGGCCGACGAGATCGACCGGCAGGCCAAGAACATCAAGGCGCTCGCGTCCGTCGAGAACTGGGACAGCGAGGCCGGGCGCGCCTTCCACGAGACCGCGGGCGACACCTCCAAGCGCCTGCGGGACGCGTACGACCGCTATGACGAGGCCGCGGTCGCCATCGGCACCAAGGTGGACGAGGGCGGCGGCGAGTCCAAGGAGTACGCCAGCGAGCTGAACCGCGCGCAGCGCATGGCGGACAAGGCGCTGGCCGACTTCCGCGCCATGGAGCCCGAACACAAGGCCGCCCAGGCCGCGTTGGCGAAGACCGACGGCACCGTGCCGTCATCGGCCGAGGACAGCGTCGAGCGCTCCAAGCAGCGCAAGAAGCTCGACGACTCCACGAAGGTGATGGCCGGGTACCGGCAGAAGATCATGCAGGCGCAGGAGATCCGCGACGACGCGGCGAGCGCCGCGGCCAAGAAGATCAAGCGGATCATCCATCACGACGGGGTGCGTGACCCCGGCGGATTCATGAACTGGATCGCGGACCACGCCGACTGGTTCACCGCGGCGGCCACGGTCCTCGCGGTGGTGGCGCTGGTGGCGGCGGTCGTCCTGACGGGCGGTATCGCCGCGATCATCGTGGGCGTGGCCGCGGCGCTGAGCGCCACGGCGCTGACCGGGCGGCTGTACGACGTCTTCGCCAGGGGCGGGAAGTTCGACTGGGTGAAGATCACCGTCGACGTGCTCGGCATCGTCCCCGGCGTCGGCGCGCTCAAGGGCCTCGCGGTGGGCGCCAAGGGCCTCACCCGGCTCGGCGCCGCCAGGGAGGTCGCCTGGGGCATGTTCACCAACGGCATCGCGGTGAAGAGCATCAACAAGGGCGTGGGCCTCGCGTCGAAGCTGCTGAGCGGGAAGCTGGCGGCGAAGGTGCCGGGCCTGAGCAAGGTCGGTTCCAAGATCCCCGGCGCGGGCTTCCTGCCGGAGAACGTGACGCGCTTCATCAAGGGCGCCGCGCTGACCAACCTCGGCGTGCAGTCGGCGATCAAGCTGAACCGGGTGCTGCCCGACCAGAGCGACCAGGCACCCAAGCACGTCACCCCCGACCCCGGTCCGGGGCCGAGCCCGAAGCCGAGCCCGAGTACGCCACCGTCCACTCCGGACCGCCCGTCGCCCTCCCCGCGGCCGAGTCCGACGTCCGCGCCGTTCCACGGCGCGCTCGCACCCGCAGGGTAA
- a CDS encoding WXG100 family type VII secretion target: MGDHIKADLAAIKKCSRDLGKIHDEFERNGNPADEYGNAVGHGGLKDAFSEFGDTWKKTRKKLMKELEKLAEFTSTAAKTYDKIDEELAKAIREAKAQSKGKK; this comes from the coding sequence GTGGGGGACCACATCAAGGCGGATCTGGCCGCCATCAAGAAATGCTCGCGGGATCTGGGAAAGATCCACGACGAGTTCGAACGCAACGGGAATCCTGCCGATGAGTACGGGAACGCAGTGGGGCACGGCGGCCTCAAAGATGCCTTTTCGGAATTTGGGGACACCTGGAAGAAAACCAGGAAGAAGCTCATGAAGGAGCTCGAGAAGCTGGCCGAGTTCACTTCGACCGCCGCGAAGACGTACGACAAGATCGACGAAGAGCTGGCCAAGGCGATCAGGGAAGCCAAGGCGCAGAGCAAGGGGAAGAAATGA
- a CDS encoding WXG100 family type VII secretion target, which produces MSKDLDVTYQDMRDAAKHVVKEKDKLKEKLDGLRKYIANLVESGFVTKSASKAFDESFDEFVKGAKDTIDGLDGMGDYLTNAADKFEQIDDELGKAAKK; this is translated from the coding sequence ATGTCCAAGGACCTTGACGTCACATATCAGGACATGCGGGATGCGGCGAAGCATGTCGTCAAGGAGAAGGACAAGCTCAAGGAGAAGCTCGACGGGCTGCGGAAGTACATCGCGAACCTCGTCGAGTCCGGCTTCGTGACCAAGAGCGCCTCGAAGGCGTTCGACGAGAGCTTCGACGAGTTCGTCAAGGGCGCGAAGGACACCATCGACGGTCTCGACGGCATGGGTGACTACCTCACCAACGCCGCGGACAAGTTCGAGCAGATCGACGACGAGCTCGGCAAGGCCGCCAAGAAGTAA
- a CDS encoding putative T7SS-secreted protein, which produces MSRTDSDWPPLWHDDPTPGDPEEVAELGRKLRKMADMIDEQSRVIKALASVEGWDSEAGKGFHEMAGGTADKLKKSFERYDEAAKAVGEQVREGSSDEFAGEMRRAQRKADKALSDYHLAKGDHDVAEREVKKFTDKYPMNNIPAKDKDEYDRWVKKKSEALLAIGASRKLVKEARDIYDDAGDKAAKHIKNVVHHDDVRDPGGFMNFLADWADALSNISAVLSVLAVICAFVPPLQFLVPIFATLAVLTSAAALAGHAYDMIARGGKLDFMKLGADLLGVLPGLGALKGFKLVKGLKGLSKLKALRFNGLRALDGVGHNFLNGVAVKTANKILGRTARKELLDGKKITAAIKGGGLASALNRMFHGENGEKTGYQAPPKKPAPGPTPSPSPRPSPKPFNAALAA; this is translated from the coding sequence ATGAGCAGGACGGACAGCGACTGGCCACCGCTGTGGCACGACGATCCCACGCCGGGCGACCCGGAGGAAGTGGCCGAACTCGGGCGCAAGTTGCGCAAGATGGCCGACATGATCGATGAGCAGTCCCGGGTCATCAAGGCGCTCGCTTCGGTGGAGGGCTGGGACAGCGAGGCCGGCAAAGGCTTCCACGAAATGGCGGGCGGCACCGCGGACAAGCTCAAGAAGTCGTTCGAGCGCTACGACGAGGCGGCCAAGGCCGTCGGCGAGCAGGTGCGCGAGGGGAGCTCGGACGAGTTTGCCGGGGAGATGCGCAGGGCGCAGCGGAAGGCCGACAAGGCGCTGAGCGACTATCACCTGGCCAAGGGCGACCACGACGTCGCCGAGCGCGAGGTGAAGAAGTTCACCGACAAGTACCCCATGAACAACATTCCCGCGAAGGACAAGGACGAGTACGACCGCTGGGTCAAGAAGAAGTCCGAGGCCCTGCTCGCGATCGGCGCGTCGCGGAAACTGGTGAAGGAAGCCAGGGACATCTACGACGACGCGGGGGACAAGGCCGCCAAACACATCAAGAACGTCGTGCACCACGACGATGTGCGCGATCCCGGCGGCTTCATGAACTTCCTCGCGGACTGGGCGGACGCGCTGTCGAACATATCCGCCGTACTGTCCGTACTCGCGGTGATCTGCGCTTTCGTACCGCCGCTGCAGTTCCTCGTGCCGATCTTCGCGACGCTGGCCGTGCTCACCAGTGCCGCCGCGCTCGCCGGTCACGCGTACGACATGATCGCGCGCGGCGGGAAGCTCGACTTCATGAAGCTGGGTGCCGACCTGCTCGGTGTGCTGCCCGGCCTCGGTGCGCTGAAGGGCTTCAAGCTGGTCAAGGGCCTCAAGGGGCTGTCCAAGCTCAAGGCGCTGCGCTTCAACGGGCTGCGTGCGCTCGACGGCGTCGGGCACAACTTCCTGAACGGCGTCGCGGTCAAGACGGCCAACAAGATCCTCGGCCGGACGGCGCGCAAGGAGCTCCTCGACGGCAAGAAGATCACCGCCGCCATCAAGGGCGGTGGCCTCGCCAGCGCCCTGAACCGGATGTTCCACGGTGAGAACGGCGAGAAGACCGGATACCAGGCGCCGCCGAAGAAGCCGGCGCCCGGGCCTACTCCCTCCCCCTCGCCCCGTCCCTCGCCGAAGCCGTTCAACGCGGCGCTGGCTGCCTGA
- a CDS encoding S1 family peptidase, whose product MKTPTTTSTKTLTRTAAGFAASAAALAMVATSAPAAHAIIGGTEVSNDAYPFMVALLEKGSGSALDRQFCGGSLVTADTVVTAAHCLVDDAGKPVRPTSLQVAVGRTVLSAKQGQIRDIAKGGVVVHPRYLKGKEAYDVAFLQLKKPVKGIAPVALPTQGTDALIRPGQKATVAGWGNTDTEMTYTPDRLRQVKVPIISHAECRTSYKEYDAKVNFCAGVEGKDSCQGDSGGPIFRNVPGRRAPILIGVVSYGDGCGSQGAPGVYTSLSSAKLWKTLDESASGKKVKRAMHRR is encoded by the coding sequence ATGAAGACCCCCACGACAACCTCCACGAAGACCCTCACAAGAACCGCCGCCGGATTCGCCGCCTCCGCCGCCGCCCTGGCGATGGTCGCCACCTCCGCCCCCGCCGCGCACGCCATCATCGGCGGGACCGAAGTCTCCAACGACGCCTATCCGTTCATGGTCGCGCTGCTGGAGAAGGGGTCGGGCAGCGCGCTCGACCGGCAGTTCTGCGGCGGGAGCCTCGTCACGGCCGACACCGTGGTGACGGCCGCGCACTGCCTCGTCGACGACGCGGGCAAGCCGGTCAGGCCCACGTCCCTCCAGGTGGCCGTCGGCCGTACCGTGCTCTCCGCCAAGCAGGGGCAGATACGTGACATCGCCAAGGGCGGCGTGGTCGTGCACCCGCGCTACCTCAAGGGCAAGGAGGCGTACGACGTCGCCTTCCTCCAGCTGAAGAAGCCGGTCAAGGGCATCGCCCCGGTCGCGCTGCCCACGCAGGGCACCGACGCCCTGATCCGCCCGGGCCAGAAGGCCACTGTCGCGGGCTGGGGCAATACGGACACCGAGATGACGTACACGCCCGACCGGCTGCGCCAGGTCAAGGTCCCGATCATCTCGCACGCGGAATGCCGCACGAGCTACAAGGAGTACGACGCGAAGGTCAACTTCTGCGCGGGCGTGGAGGGCAAGGACTCCTGCCAGGGTGACAGCGGCGGCCCCATCTTCCGCAACGTCCCCGGGCGCAGGGCCCCGATCCTGATCGGCGTCGTCTCCTACGGCGACGGCTGCGGCTCGCAGGGTGCCCCCGGCGTCTACACGTCCCTCAGCTCGGCCAAGCTGTGGAAGACGCTGGACGAGTCCGCGTCGGGCAAGAAGGTGAAGCGGGCGATGCACCGCCGTTGA